A section of the Perognathus longimembris pacificus isolate PPM17 chromosome 7, ASM2315922v1, whole genome shotgun sequence genome encodes:
- the Gjb3 gene encoding gap junction beta-3 protein, which yields MDWKTLQTLLSGVNKYSTAFGRIWLSVVFVFRVLVYVVAAERVWGDEQKDFDCNTKQPGCTNVCYDYFFPISNIRLWALQLIFVTCPSLLVILHVAYREERERKHRQKHGEQCAKLYSNPGKKHGGLWWTYLLSLVFKLIIEFLFLYVLHTLWHSFTMPRLVQCANVAPCPNTVDCYIARPTEKKVFTYFMVGASAVCIVLTICEICYLIFHRILRGLHQDKPRNRSPQSSTSRASTCRCHHKLVGTAEHEPRDDKLQASAPNLTPPI from the coding sequence ATGGACTGGAAGACACTACAGACGCTCCTGAGCGGCGTAAACAAGTACTCGACGGCGTTCGGCCGCATCTGGCTGTCGGTGGTGTTCGTGTTCCGGGTGCTGGTGTATGTCGTGGCGGCCGAACGCGTGTGGGGGGACGAGCAGAAGGACTTTGACTGCAACACCAAGCAGCCGGGCTGCACTAACGTGTGCTACGACTACTTCTTCCCCATCTCCAACATCCGCCTCTGGGCTCTGCAGCTCATCTTCGTCACCTGCCCGTCGCTGCTGGTCATCCTGCACGTGGCTTACCGCGAGGAGCGCGAACGCAAGCACCGGCAGAAACACGGCGAGCAGTGCGCCAAGCTGTACAGCAACCCGGGCAAGAAGCATGGCGGCCTGTGGTGGACTTATCTGCTCAGCCTGGTGTTCAAGCTCATCATCGAGTTCCTCTTTCTCTATGTGCTGCACACGCTCTGGCACAGTTTCACCATGCCTCGTCTGGTGCAGTGTGCCAATGTGGCACCCTGCCCCAACACCGTGGACTGCTACATTGCCCGGCCCACCGAGAAGAAAGTCTTCACTTACTTCATGGTGGGCGCCTCTGCCGTCTGCATCGTGCTCACCATCTGCGAGATCTGCTACCTCATCTTCCACCGGATCCTGCGAGGCCTGCACCAGGACAAGCCCAGGAACCGCAGCCCCCAATCCTCCACCAGCCGGGCCTCCACCTGCCGCTGCCACCACAAGCTGGTGGGGACTGCGGAGCATGAGCCCAGAGACGACAAACTTCAGGCCTCAGCACCCAACCTGACCCCCCCCATCTAA
- the Gja4 gene encoding gap junction alpha-4 protein — MGDWSLLEKLLDQVQEHSTVVGKIWLTVLFIFRILILGLAGESVWGDERSDFECNTLQPGCTNVCYDQAFPISHIRYWVLQFLFVSTPTLIYLGHVLYLSRLEEKLRQKEGELRALPSKDPHVDRALASIERQIAKISVREDGRLRIRGALMGSYLVSVVCKSLFEAGFLYGQWRLYGWTMQPVYVCHRVPCPHSVDCYVSRPTEKTIFIIFMLVMGLISLVLNLLELVHLLRHYIRRGLKLWHSKEEPAAQDPSSQPYPDQVFFYLPMGEGPSSPPCPAYNGLSSTEQNWANLTTEERLASSKAPLFLDPPPQCIGKPPSGPSSIISKMQYV, encoded by the coding sequence ATGGGAGACTGGAGCCTCCTGGAGAAGCTGCTGGACCAGGTCCAGGAGCACTCCACAGTGGTGGGCAAGATCTGGCTGACCGTGCTCTTCATCTTCCGGATCCTCATCCTGGGCCTGGCCGGTGAGTCAGTTTGGGGTGACGAGCGGTCGGATTTCGAGTGCAACACGCTCCAGCCGGGCTGCACCAACGTGTGCTACGACCAGGCTTTCCCCATCTCCCACATCCGCTACTGGGTGCTACAGTTCCTCTTCGTCAGTACACCCACCCTGATCTACCTGGGCCACGTCCTCTACCTCTCTCGGCTAGAGGAGAAACTGAGACAGAAGGAGGGGGAGCTGCGGGCTCTGCCATCCAAAGACCCGCACGTGGATCGGGCCCTGGCATCTATAGAGCGGCAGATAGCTAAGATCTCGGTCAGGGAAGATGGACGCCTACGGATCCGCGGGGCGCTGATGGGCAGCTACCTAGTCAGCGTGGTGTGCAAGAGCTTGTTTGAGGCCGGCTTTCTCTATGGACAGTGGCGCCTCTATGGCTGGACCATGCAGCCGGTGTATGTGTGCCACCGTGTGCCCTGCCCCCACTCCGTGGACTGCTACGTGTCTCGTCCCACGGAGAAaaccatcttcatcatcttcatgttGGTGATGGGACTCATCTCCCTGGTACTCAACCTGCTGGAGCTGGTCCACCTGCTGCGCCACTACATCCGGCGGGGGCTGAAGCTCTGGCACAGCAAGGAGGAGCCCGCAGCACAGGACCCCTCCTCACAACCCTATCCCGATCAGGTCTTCTTCTACCTCCCCATGGGCGAGGGACCCTCCTCCCCACCATGCCCTGCCTACAATGGGCTCTCATCCACAGAGCAAAACTGGGCCAACTTGACCACAGAGGAGAGGCTGGCCTCTTCCAAGGCCCCACTCTTCCTCGACCCACCCCCCCAGTGCATCGGGAAGCCCCCCAGTGGTCCCAGCAGCATCATTTCTAAGATGCAGTATGTATAG
- the Gjb4 gene encoding gap junction beta-4 protein: MNWAFLQGVLSGVNKYSTALGRIWLSVVFIFRVLVYVVAAEDVWDDEQKDFICNTKQPGCPNVCYDEFFPVSHVRLWALQLILVTCPSLLVVMHVAYREERERKHREKHGPNAPSLYNNLSKKRGGLWWTYLLSLIFKAAVDSGFLYIFHHLYKDYDMPRVVACSVDPCPHTVDCYISRPTEKKIFTYFMVATALICILLNLSEVTYLVVKRCMELLGPRRRRSRHRHRLPDTCPPYVVSQGGRSHEGSSALVKASSATMEAGGYP; the protein is encoded by the coding sequence ATGAACTGGGCATTTCTGCAGGGCGTCCTGAGCGGCGTGAACAAGTACTCCACGGCCCTGGGCCGCATCTGGCTGTCAGTGGTCTTCATCTTCCGTGTGCTGGTGTACGTGGTGGCAGCGGAGGACGTGTGGGACGACGAGCAGAAGGACTTTATCTGCAACACCAAGCAGCCAGGCTGCCCGAACGTCTGCTACGACGAGTTCTTCCCCGTGTCCCACGTGCGCCTCTGGGCCCTGCAGCTCATCCTGGTCACCTGCCCCTCGCTGCTCGTGGTCATGCACGTGGCCTACCGAGAGGAGCGCGAGCGCAAGCACCGGGAGAAACATGGGCCCAATGCACCATCGCTCTACAACAACCTGAGCAAGAAGCGGGGCGGGCTCTGGTGGACCTACTTGCTGAGTCTCATCTTCAAGGCCGCCGTGGATTCGGGCTTCCTCTACATTTTCCATCATCTCTACAAAGATTACGACATGCCACGCGTGGTGGCCTGCTCCGTGGATCCCTGTCCTCATACCGTGGACTGCTACATCTCCCGGCCCACAGAGAAGAAAATCTTCACCTACTTCATGGTGGCCACGGCACTCATCTGCATCCTGCTCAACCTCAGCGAGGTCACCTACCTGGTGGTCAAGCGATGCATGGAGCTTCTGGGCCCCAGGCGCCGCAGGTCTCGGCATAGGCACCGCCTACCTGACACCTGTCCCCCGTATGTGGTCTCCCAGGGGGGCCGCTCCCACGAGGGGAGCTCTGCCCTCGTGAAGGCCAGCTCGGCCACCATGGAAGCAGGTGGGTATCCATAA
- the Gjb5 gene encoding gap junction beta-5 protein, with product MNWGGFEGLLSGVNKYSTAFGRIWLSLVFIFRVLVYLVTAERVWSDDHKDFDCNTRQPGCSNVCYDEFFPVSHVRLWALQLILVTCPSLLVVMHVAYRKAREQRYREAVGEGGGYLYLNPGKKRGGLWWTYVCSLVFKAGVDIAFLYVFHSFYPRYTLPPVVKCHAAPCPNVVDCFISKPSEKNIFTLFMVVTAAVCILLNLVELAYLIGKRCRECVAARKATQVTYLGPHPDRAIPSNKHSDLLSGDLIFVGLDTHPPLLPDRPREYSKKTIL from the coding sequence ATGAATTGGGGGGGTTTTGAGGGGCTCCTGAGCGGCGTGAACAAGTACTCCACAGCCTTCGGCCGCATCTGGCTGTCCCTGGTCTTCATCTTCCGCGTGCTGGTGTACCTGGTGACGGCAGAGCGCGTTTGGAGCGATGACCACAAGGACTTTGACTGCAACACCAGGCAGCCAGGCTGCTCCAACGTCTGCTACGACGAGTTCTTCCCCGTGTCCCACGTGCGCCTCTGGGCCCTGCAGCTCATCCTGGTCACCTGCCCCTCGCTGCTCGTGGTCATGCACGTGGCCTACCGCAAAGCGCGGGAGCAGAGGTACCGAGAGGCAGTGGGCGAGGGTGGCGGGTACCTCTACCTGAACCCCGGCAAGAAGCGGGGTGGGCTGTGGTGGACGTACGTCTGCAGCTTGGTGTTCAAGGCCGGGGTGGACATTGCCTTCCTCTACGTGTTCCATTCTTTCTACCCACGGTACACCCTGCCACCCGTGGTAAAGTGCCACGCGGCCCCGTGCCCTAACGTTGTGGATTGCTTCATCTCCAAGCCCTCGGAAAAGAACATCTTCACTCTCTTCATGGTGGTCACGGCCGCCGTCTGCATCCTGCTGAACCTGGTGGAGCTGGCCTACCTGATAGGCAAGCGGTGTCGCGAGTGTGTGGCGGCAAGGAAAGCCACGCAAGTCACCTACCTGGGCCCTCACCCGGACCGCGCCATCCCATCCAACAAACACAGTGACCTGCTCTCGGGAGACCTCATCTTTGTAGGCTTGGACACTCACCCGCCTCTCTTGCCAGACCGTCCTCGAGAGTACTCGAAGAAAACCATCCTGTGA